The DNA segment tcaaaaaaaaaaaaagtttgctacTCCGTAGCTTGGAAGGTTCTTCCTCACTGTACTTGCCTGGTTCACACCCTCGCATTCTTCATATCTTGGCTTCAATGTCCCTGACCCTTTTGGTATAAGTTGAGTTCTCCTGTAACACTCCCTTATAGCACATTGTCCTTCTCAAAACTGTAATTAAATGAGTTTTTAATTCCTACCTTCCTTACTGTGAACTCCACGAGGCTGCAACCACATGGGCTTATTTATAAGACCTGGTACCTAGTAAGTACTTACAATAATGTGTggagtaaatgaattaaaaaaagaaagaaagaaagaaaagctatttaggccaggcgcaatcccggcactttgggaggccaaggcgggcagatcacttggggtcaggaattcaagaccagcctggccaacatggtgaaacctcatctctactaaaaataaaaaaattagttgggcattgtggcaagcacctgtagtcccagcgactcgggaggctgaaccagaattgcttgaacccaggatgtagaaaatgaaataaatagaggttcctcttcaaagggaCTTTCCTCCCAGTCTAATTCAGAATAGGTAGTAACCTCTCTTAGAACCAAAATTTactcaaagacctgtgctaataTTCTTCAATTCAGCTAGctataataaagaaatcaatagGCCAgtcgccatggctcacgcctgtaatctcagcattttgggaggccaaggcgggtggatcacgaggtcaggagatcgagaccatcctggctaatatggtgaaaccccatctctactaaaaataaaaataaaataaaaataaaaaaaattagccaggcatggtggcaggcacctgtagttgcagctactcgggaggctgaggcaggagaatggcgttaacccgggaagcagagcttgcagcgaaccgatatcatgccactgtactccagcctgggtgacagagcaacagtccatctcaaaaaaaaaaaagaagaaaaaaaaaaagaaatcaatatactctgttcttagctcccacatttTAGCTTAGACATTTGCCCTGGCATACCTGAACCAGTCTGAGCAAGCATTAGGTGATAGCCTACTCGTCTTCCTTATTTGGAGGTGTTTTTCCCTCTCTCAGCATTCCAGAagttacttcctctcttcctttgttcccctctgcctttgcctcttttgggaagttctaagttgctagccaatcggGTTGAgtacagaatgtgaggtcccgttCCAGGCAATGGAAACTGGACACAGCAGAGGGTGGATgcgtcaggttataaatgaccctgtctcttTTGTTCACGTGTGCTCTCGTGGGAAGACTGCTAGTGAGtggcaccctttctgcagaaagtaaactaGCCTTGCTGAGAGATCCTTTGTCTCAGTGTTGATTTTGGTGACACCAAGTACGCATTCccaacacaggaggcggaggttgcagtgaaccaagatattgccactgcactttagcctgggtgacacagcaagactccatctttaaaaaaaaaaaaaaaaatcatgggggaggccaggcacagtggctcatgcctgtaaccccagcactttgggaggccaaggcagaaggatctcttgaacccagaatttcgagaccaacctgggcaacatagcaagagcccatCCTTacaatcaaaaaattagccagccatggtgacacacacctgtagtcccagctacttgggagggtgagatgggaggattgcttgagcctgaaagatggaggctgcagtgtgctgtgatcatgccactgcactctagcctgggcaacagagtgagaccctgtatgaaaaaatcagtcaatcaattggccaggcgcagtggccagcactttgggaggccgaggcaggaggatcacttgaggtcaggagttctagaccagcctggccaacatggcaaaaacccatctctactaaaaatacaaaaattagctgggcgtggttgcatatgtctgtaatcccagctacttgggaggctgaggtgggagaatcacttgaacccagaaggcagaggttgcagtgagttgagatcatgccactgcactctgccctgGACaaagagcgagactacatcttaaaaaaaaaaaaaaaaaatcaatcaatcattgaggaaaaaaccaaccaacaaaaaagaTTTGTGTCACACCTTCAGTAATTTCAGCAGTACTATGAAACAATACCTCTGCATTCCTCTTCTTCATTCTCTCCGCCAATTCATTTTCAAGAGTATCGATGATTTGTTGGTTATTACTATTCTGTCTATTGATATCCTGTATGAACTGGGCCTTATCCCTCGCTTCCATGGGACTAGTGACTAGTTTTTCAAATAGGAAACCACGAAGCTCTATTAGGCTGTCAATAAAATTCTGGGCTTCTGCACTTCTACTCTGCGTCTGCATCTGCAGGAGCCTAGCAGCCTGTGGGTTGCTGAGCAAGAGTCTCAGGACATTCTTGGTGGAGTCTTTGATCTGCTGCGTAAGTGGTGAGAGGCTGGATTTCTGCAGCTCTATGGAAAGGAGGCGGTCTCTGAGCCacccttcctcctcagcctcttcctgctcctgcaattgcctttctttctccttcaggcACCTGACGTTTTCCAGGAGGACCTGGCAGAGATCCTCGTGCTCTCTCACTGCCCTCATGATGTCCTCCCCCAGCACCCCCTCCACATCCTCTCTGTTGGATGCCACATATGACAGCAGGGTCACCAGCTCCACCTTGTTGATCGCCTCATCCAGGATGGACATGATCCTTTTGGCCTCAATGGTGGTGAGTTTGGTCCTAGAGGGAACCAAGGGTTTTAGTGGGTCAGCTGGCCTTTTAGATGGGTCTGTCTTTGGCCCTATTCTGGTGATGGCAGGGGCCTGATACAAAGGGGCCATGGCAAGAATGTCTAAAGCCATCTTGTGAGCAGCCCTCTGTGCCTCTGTAGGTCCGCAGAGATGGAGACTTCGGTAGACTACTTGGGTCTCATGCTTTTATTGTCTCTGGCCATCCTGCAAAAGGAAGAGGTAGGTGTGAGTGTAGCTGTGCTGACATCTGTGTGGTTAGTGTGGCTGCAGAAACCACAACTGTTGACATTAAGAGTTCATCTTAGGTCCTCTGTCGCTTTTACACAGAACCTTTCTCTGGAAGCAGTTTTCAGCTTTGTGAGGGTGTTAGGGCCACAAGGGCAGGGAGACCAAGCCTGGAGGCGTCTCAGGCACATGTGTCAGGCAGGGACTAGCCAGGAAGACAGATGCCATTCTAAGGATTTAAAACCAGAGACTGGTTACCTCAGTGATGGGAGAGTTGAGAGGCCAACCAGGGGAAGACAAAGCCATCCCACAATTGTCAATGGCAGGAAGCCACCACATGAAGAGGTGGTGAGCCTGGGGCCCAGGGTCACCCAGGGGAAGCTTGAACTACAGCCATCAGTTCCCAGAGGAGCTAGAGACATTGCCGGAAATGCAGGTGAAAGAACGGTGGCAGTGGGGGAGGAGAAATACCCGGGTTTCTCTCTTTCTACTGCCCTTGGCCAAAACCAGCAGGAAACCAACTGACAAGggagcctgggcaatggaaccgCAGGCATCAGCCTAAGTCTGAGCaggacagggacagggacagggcaGACAGTGGTTAAGACTAACAGGACTAGGAATGGCACATTTTCactgattttaaagttttttttttttttttttttttggtttttttgagacagagtcttgctctgtcacccaggctgcagtacagtggcacgatctcggctcactgcaacctctgcctcctgggctcaaatgattctcctgcctcagcctcctgagcagctgagactagaggcacacaccaccacgcctggctaatttttgtatttttagtagagacagggttttgcaatgttggccaggttggtctcaaactcctgacctcaggtgatccacctgcctttgcctcccaaagtgctgagattacaggcctgagccaccacgcccggccatttttaagtactaattttaaaaattggtggcATGGATGGTGGTGAAATACAACtttgaaatacaatttaaaaaaccatTTCACTAAATGCGATGTTGCATTCTGAATTGGATTCTGGAGtggaaaaaggacattagtggaaCTGGAGAAATCCAAATCCAAATCCAAATCTAGTCTAAAGTTTAGTTAATAGCATTGTACCAACATTAATTTTGTAGGCACTCTGTtaccctagctggagtgcagtggtgtgaccatggctcactccagcctcaacctactgtgctcaagtgatcctcctgtctcagcctctcaagtagctaggactacaggtgctcgatgcctggctaattttttaactttttgtagggatgagctccactatgttgcccaggctgatcttgaactcctaggctcaagcaatcctcctaccttagcctcctagtgttgggaatacagacatgagccactgtgacggGCCTAATTTTGTGGTTTTCACAAACACATCAAGTTTAtctaagatgttaacattagggggAGCTGAATGGAGGGCATacaggaactctctgtactatctttgcaacttttctataaatctacATTTATTACAGAGTAAAAAGCTTAGCTAAAAGACTGTTTCAGGCCAGGcctggtagctcacacctgtaatcacagcactttgggaggccaaggcaggcgtattacctgaggtcaggagttcaagacaagcctggccaacatggcgaaaccccgtctctactgaaaatatgagagaatgccaggcatggtggtgcatgcctgttactTGGgttaatcccagttacttgggaagctgaggcatgagaatctcttgaacccaggaggtggaagttgcagtaagccaagtttgcatcactgtactccagcctgggcaacagaataagactc comes from the Macaca mulatta isolate MMU2019108-1 chromosome 11, T2T-MMU8v2.0, whole genome shotgun sequence genome and includes:
- the IQCD gene encoding dynein regulatory complex protein 10 isoform X3, yielding MALDILAMAPLYQAPAITRIGPKTDPSKRPADPLKPLVPSRTKLTTIEAKRIMSILDEAINKVELVTLLSYVASNREDVEGVLGEDIMRAVREHEDLCQVLLENVRCLKEKERQLQEQEEAEEEGWLRDRLLSIELQKSSLSPLTQQIKDSTKNVLRLLLSNPQAARLLQMQTQSRSAEAQNFIDSLIELRGFLFEKLVTSPMEARDKAQFIQDINRQNSNNQQIIDTLENELAERMKKRNAEEELEDLEAVHKEEKIALEELKRRHKVLVEEFVQIREEREINSKKRMEAEQEMVRMVRAATLIQAFWKGYLVRSLLRSKKKRGKGKAKGKEKGKQKGKEKGKGKK
- the IQCD gene encoding dynein regulatory complex protein 10 isoform X2, whose product is MALDILAMAPLYQAPAITRIGPKTDPSKRPADPLKPLVPSRTKLTTIEAKRIMSILDEAINKVELVTLLSYVASNREDVEGVLGEDIMRAVREHEDLCQVLLENVRCLKEKERQLQEQEEAEEEGWLRDRLLSIELQKSSLSPLTQQIKDSTKNVLRLLLSNPQAARLLQMQTQSRSAEAQNFIDSLIELRGFLFEKLVTSPMEARDKAQFIQDINRQNSNNQQIIDTLENELAERMKKRNAEVEKENFVIQELKNHLHQVLKFSENSLLRTKQEAEKQQKADFRASQARVAKIQQEILQLQSQFYNLVMENREAEQALRKEELEDLEAVHKEEKIALEELKRRHKVLVEEFVQIREEREINSKKRMEAEQEMVRMVRAATLIQAFWKGYLVRSLLRSKKKRGKGKAKGKEKGKQKGKEKGKGKK
- the IQCD gene encoding dynein regulatory complex protein 10 isoform X1 gives rise to the protein MALDILAMAPLYQAPAITRIGPKTDPSKRPADPLKPLVPSRTKLTTIEAKRIMSILDEAINKVELVTLLSYVASNREDVEGVLGEDIMRAVREHEDLCQVLLENVRCLKEKERQLQEQEEAEEEGWLRDRLLSIELQKSSLSPLTQQIKDSTKNVLRLLLSNPQAARLLQMQTQSRSAEAQNFIDSLIELRGFLFEKLVTSPMEARDKAQFIQDINRQNSNNQQIIDTLENELAERMKKRNAEVEKENFVIQELKNHLHQVLKFSENSLLRTKQEAEKQQKADFRASQARVAKIQQEILQLQSQFYNLVMENREAEQALRKKKYKVETEIENWIQKYDTEMGEKQEELEDLEAVHKEEKIALEELKRRHKVLVEEFVQIREEREINSKKRMEAEQEMVRMVRAATLIQAFWKGYLVRSLLRSKKKRGKGKAKGKEKGKQKGKEKGKGKK